From the genome of Papaver somniferum cultivar HN1 chromosome 2, ASM357369v1, whole genome shotgun sequence, one region includes:
- the LOC113347327 gene encoding polyadenylate-binding protein 2-like has protein sequence MEEDEHEVYGGDIPIEGDMEDGDNVDMDMVRSTEDDAAKLQELDEMKKRLKEMEDEATALREMQAKVEKEMGVFQDPNAAATQASKEEADTRSVFVGNVDYSCTPEEVQQHFQACGTVNRVTILTDKFGQPKGFAYVEFLEVEAVQEALLLNESELHGRQLKISAKRTNVPGMKQFRGRRFNPYMGSRYRRPYVPPYFYSPYGFGKVPRFRRPMRFRPYF, from the exons atggagGAAGACGAACACGAAGTATACGGAGGAGATATACCAATCGAAGGAGATATGGAAGATGGAGACAATGTCGATATGGATATGGTTAGGTCGACTGAAGATGATGCAGCTAAG TTGCAGGAATTGGATGAAATGAAGAAACGATTGAAGGAAATGGAAGATGAAGCGACTGCTTTACGTGAAATGCAAGCTAAAGTTGAGAAAGAAATGGGTGTCTTTCAAG ATCCTAATGCTGCTGCTACACAAGCGAGCAAGGAGGAAGCTGATACTCGATCTGTGTTTGTCGGTAAT GTCGATTATTCCTGTACGCCAGAGGAAGTGCAGCAGCATTTTCAAGCATGTGGGACAGTAAACCGAGTCACAATCCTGACTGACAAATTTGGTCAGCCAAAGGGTTTTGCTTATGTGGAATTCCTTGAAGTAGAAGCCGTTCAGGAAGCTCTTTTGCTGAATGAATCCGAATTGCATGGTCGTCAACTTAAA ATTTCTGCTAAGAGAACCAATGTTCCTGGGATGAAGCAGTTCCGAGGGCGGCGCTTCAACCCTTACATGGGTTCCAGATACAGAAGACCATATGTTCCCCCTTACTTCTACTCTCCTTATGGATTTGG GAAAGTTCCCAGGTTTAGAAGGCCGATGCGGTTTAGACCTTACTTCTGA
- the LOC113350829 gene encoding F-box protein CPR1-like produces MSRSTEEDIDAEQPLPCLPEELILEILRRLPLESLLKFRCVLWNPTTNEYRVIPRSDTLSAGFRSVSFPGAGYISFEYGFGYDALSQDYKYVRIVGRSSSTQGNSEVDVYSSKLDSWKRIQHIPYIISNGQSVSAPGLFYNGALHWIAKSYLGNSRKVLIALDIGNESVQEIPQPENLDVGNFGAYTYVNVLNKCLGMLCSSHMDGYEVWMMKDYGVRESWTKLYKIPTLINVKSVQSVQYLRKMEYIKNGEILLRIKQHEVSNFAGEEALVVYNPKERATRILKHSKNGFSGVETYIKNLVSVNSGTYVGYIAQEQKDR; encoded by the exons ATGTCGAGATCTACAGAAGAAGACATCGATGCCGAGCAGCCACTGCCGTGCCTTCCTGAAGAACTCATCCTCGAAATTCTTCGCAGGTTGCCCCTCGAATCTCTCTTAAAATTCAGGTGTGTTC TTTGGAACCCAACTACCAATGAATATAGAGTAATACCAAGATCGGATACACTATCAGCTGGATTTCGATCCGTGTCTTTTCCTGGGGCTGGATACATTAGCTTTGAATATGGGTTTGGTTATGATGCATTAAGTCAAGATTACAAGTATGTACGAATTGTGGGTCGTTCAAGTTCAACTCAGGGGAATTCTGAAGTCGATGTCTATTCGTCGAAATTAGATTCTTGGAAACGTATCCAGCATATCCCTTATATAATTTCTAATGGACAAAGTGTATCAGCACCCGGGTTGTTCTataatggagctcttcattggatTGCTAAATCTTATTTAGGAAACAGCCGCAAAGTTTTAATTGCTCTGGATATTGGAAATGAGAGTGTTCAAGAGATCCCACAACCAGAAAATTTGGATGTTGGAAACTTTGGTGCTTATACATATGTCAATGTGTTGAATAAGTGCCTAGGCATGCTTTGCAGTAGTCATATGGATGGTTATGAAGTATGGATGATGAAGGATTATGGAGTGAGAGAATCTTGGACGAAACTTTATAAAATTCCCACACTCATTAATGTTAAGTCTGTTCAGTCAGTTCAGTACTTGAGGAAGATGGAGTATATAAAAAACGGTGAGATTCTACTAAGGATTAAACAGCATGAGGTTTCTAATTTTGCTGGTGAGGAGGCTTTGGTGGTGTATAACCCAAAGGAAAGAGCAACTAGGATTCTTAAGCATAGTAAGAATGGTTTTTCAGGGGTGGAGACTTATATAAAGAACTTAGTTTCAGTCAACTCTGGTACATATGTGGGTTATATAGCGCAGGAGCAAAAAGATAGGTGA